Proteins encoded within one genomic window of Gloeocapsa sp. PCC 73106:
- a CDS encoding FG-GAP repeat protein: MTIVSPFELANIDGINGTVVQGVSAASIFADDLSNIGDINSDGIDDFVIAEENNNRAYVILGNANGIPNNLNVNALNPNGYRIIGPSGFSEDVAGVGGDVNQDGFNDFIVGADDSNSAYVIFGGTTIADLSVSSTNNSRFIKIQGIAGEDFGQSVGGAGDFNGDGVSDVVIGAPGANGDNGAVFIIYGGANFPTEELNVGNTTEFNVTNGLRINNNLITDAEFGTDVASAGNFDGVGGDDLIVGAPVASTNDGTAFIISSDNNSSSTPRNLSTFSFLRVDGTSNELLGESVSGTGNVGGSSNDDVIIGARGSTNGKAYVIFGRGGGILDLATTTLTGTDGFAITGRASGDQAGRSVSAGDINGDGQNDLIVGARFADPDSARTDAGEVYVVYGRTNYTSGNIPVISLNGTNGFIATGIDAGNQAGTSVSAGDFNNDGIDDLLIGAPRGNSNKGEAYVIYGESTNGPGLTPGVNIRGTFRPDNLVGGAGNNTIYGLLGNDTLTGFGGNDLLNGGAGSDRLNGGPGSDTMTGGLGSDFFVYSGPTEGIDTITDFSVAQDDIAVSGAGFGVGAVTGANFAVGTGAPGTTPGFSYNSGTGDLFFWSNSTTSTQLATLSSNLSLTNSNFVVTA; this comes from the coding sequence ATGACGATTGTTTCGCCATTTGAACTAGCAAATATAGATGGTATTAACGGTACAGTGGTACAGGGTGTTTCTGCAGCTTCGATCTTCGCTGATGATCTCTCGAACATAGGAGATATTAACAGCGATGGCATTGATGATTTTGTAATTGCGGAAGAAAATAATAACAGAGCTTATGTAATTCTTGGTAATGCTAATGGTATACCCAACAATTTAAACGTCAACGCTCTTAATCCTAATGGTTATCGTATTATTGGTCCTAGTGGTTTTAGCGAAGACGTGGCTGGTGTAGGGGGAGATGTCAACCAGGATGGTTTCAATGATTTTATTGTTGGGGCAGATGATAGTAATAGCGCTTATGTAATCTTTGGAGGAACTACGATCGCTGATTTAAGTGTGAGTAGTACCAATAATAGTAGATTTATTAAAATTCAAGGTATTGCAGGTGAGGATTTCGGTCAATCTGTTGGTGGGGCTGGAGATTTTAACGGCGATGGGGTCTCCGATGTAGTCATTGGTGCTCCTGGTGCTAATGGTGACAACGGGGCAGTTTTTATCATCTATGGTGGTGCCAATTTCCCCACTGAGGAATTAAATGTAGGCAATACCACGGAGTTTAATGTCACCAATGGTCTTAGAATAAATAATAATTTAATCACCGATGCCGAATTCGGTACAGATGTGGCCAGTGCGGGCAATTTCGACGGTGTTGGGGGCGATGATTTAATCGTGGGCGCTCCTGTTGCCAGTACGAATGATGGTACTGCTTTTATCATCTCGAGTGATAATAACTCAAGTTCTACACCCAGAAATCTTAGCACTTTTAGCTTTCTCCGAGTCGATGGTACTAGCAATGAATTATTAGGCGAGTCTGTAAGTGGGACTGGAAATGTTGGCGGTAGTAGTAATGACGATGTGATTATTGGCGCTCGCGGCTCTACTAATGGAAAGGCTTATGTCATTTTTGGTCGTGGTGGCGGTATTCTAGATTTAGCTACTACTACTCTTACTGGTACCGATGGCTTTGCCATTACCGGAAGAGCAAGTGGTGACCAAGCGGGCAGAAGCGTTAGCGCGGGTGATATTAATGGTGATGGTCAAAATGACCTGATTGTGGGTGCTCGTTTTGCTGATCCTGATAGTGCCAGAACAGATGCTGGGGAAGTTTACGTAGTCTATGGTCGCACTAACTACACAAGTGGTAATATACCTGTTATCAGCTTAAATGGTACTAATGGTTTCATAGCCACAGGTATTGATGCTGGTAACCAAGCAGGTACTAGCGTGAGTGCTGGCGATTTCAACAACGATGGTATAGATGACCTGTTAATTGGAGCTCCTCGAGGTAATTCTAACAAAGGGGAGGCTTATGTAATTTATGGTGAGTCGACAAATGGTCCTGGTCTCACACCCGGCGTAAATATCAGGGGGACCTTCAGACCTGACAACTTGGTTGGTGGTGCAGGTAACAATACCATTTATGGTCTCTTGGGTAATGATACTCTTACAGGTTTCGGTGGTAATGATTTATTGAATGGTGGTGCAGGTAGCGACAGATTAAATGGTGGTCCTGGTAGCGATACCATGACTGGCGGTCTTGGTTCTGACTTTTTTGTGTACAGTGGCCCGACAGAAGGAATTGACACCATTACCGATTTCAGTGTAGCCCAAGACGATATTGCGGTTTCCGGTGCTGGCTTTGGTGTGGGCGCTGTGACTGGCGCTAACTTTGCCGTAGGTACAGGTGCACCTGGTACTACCCCTGGATTCAGTTACAACTCGGGTACAGGCGATTTGTTCTTCTGGTCCAATAGTACTACTTCTACTCAATTAGCTACTTTGAGTTCTAACTTAAGTCTTACTAATAGTAACTTTGTAGTAACTGCCTAA
- a CDS encoding folate-binding protein YgfZ, producing MYKESQVAINTRHDWGLLEIKGSDRSRFLHNQTTNDILSLQTGQTCDTVFVNSIGRTLDLATVLVTPEAILILISPNRREFLLNWMDRYIFPMDQVELTDISRDYAIFSLIGPASQSLLTELGLENPPPSQEHQIWNYLNTSIYLASGCGLAIPGYTLLVPIEASQRVWQALIQLNTQILTESDWEHLRILQGRPIPDQELTEDYNPLEAGLWQSISFNKGCYIGQETIARLNTYQGVKQRLWGIRLENPVAPGTIITIADKKVGKLTSCSGNFGLAYIRTQAGGEGLQVQLGDTQGQVVPVAFLTHEYYR from the coding sequence ATGTACAAAGAATCACAAGTAGCCATTAACACTCGCCACGATTGGGGTTTACTAGAGATTAAGGGTAGCGATCGCTCTCGTTTTCTCCACAATCAAACCACTAACGACATTTTATCATTACAAACGGGTCAAACTTGCGATACTGTATTCGTTAACTCTATCGGACGCACTTTGGATTTAGCTACCGTCTTAGTGACTCCCGAAGCGATCTTGATTTTGATTTCTCCCAATCGTCGCGAATTTCTACTTAATTGGATGGATCGCTACATTTTCCCCATGGATCAAGTCGAGTTAACAGATATCTCCCGAGACTACGCTATTTTTAGCCTCATTGGTCCAGCTAGTCAGTCGCTTTTAACTGAATTGGGTTTGGAAAATCCCCCCCCGAGTCAAGAACATCAGATCTGGAATTACTTAAATACTTCCATTTATCTAGCCAGTGGGTGCGGTTTAGCCATCCCTGGTTACACTCTCTTGGTTCCCATAGAAGCAAGTCAACGCGTTTGGCAAGCTTTAATACAATTAAATACACAAATACTGACCGAGTCAGATTGGGAACACCTGCGTATTTTACAAGGAAGACCCATCCCGGATCAAGAATTAACCGAAGACTATAACCCTCTCGAGGCTGGACTTTGGCAAAGTATCTCTTTTAACAAAGGTTGCTATATTGGACAGGAAACCATAGCTCGACTCAATACCTATCAAGGTGTCAAACAGAGACTCTGGGGAATTCGTTTAGAAAATCCTGTTGCACCGGGTACTATCATTACTATAGCTGACAAAAAAGTTGGTAAACTCACTAGTTGTAGTGGTAACTTTGGATTAGCTTATATTCGTACTCAAGCAGGAGGCGAAGGTTTGCAAGTCCAACTAGGAGATACCCAAGGTCAGGTAGTTCCTGTAGCTTTTTTAACTCATGAATATTACCGCTGA
- a CDS encoding ferredoxin--nitrite reductase: MQTVDKSDTRLHKLEKAKAEKDGLAVKDELDYFAQIGWEAMDKTDLEVRLKWLGIFYRPVTPGKFMLRLRIPNGCFSSENMAYLGEIVQRYGDDGSADITTRQNIQLRGIRLEDTPEILRRLRALGMTSIQSGFDNVRNITGSPVAGLDPDELIDTRELVNKVQDTITNFGEGNPTFTNLPRKFNIAIEGSRDNSIHAEINDLAFIPAYKDGELGFNLIVGGYLSAQRCAESLPMDVWVSANDDVVAISCAILNVYTKNGLAEGLRENRGKSRLMWLIDKWGMAKFRSEVERELGKTLAQAALEDEITQDKKDHLGIHPQIQPGYNYVGLHVPMGRLNAEQMFSLARLAEVYGNGEIRLTVEQNAIIPYVATENLPTLLAEPLLQEFTINPTPLTRSVISCTGARYCNFALIETKARALALAQELDQELDLPQRVRIHWTGCPNSCGQAQAGDIGLIGTKTRKDGQSVEAVNIYTGGKVGKDAKLGTLLEKSVPCDELKSQLKDLLIDRFGATAKS, from the coding sequence ATGCAAACTGTTGACAAATCAGACACAAGATTACACAAGTTAGAAAAAGCTAAAGCGGAAAAAGACGGCTTAGCAGTTAAAGACGAATTAGATTATTTTGCCCAAATTGGCTGGGAAGCGATGGATAAAACGGATTTAGAAGTTCGTCTCAAGTGGTTAGGCATTTTTTATCGTCCCGTGACACCAGGTAAGTTCATGCTGCGTCTGCGCATTCCCAATGGTTGTTTCAGCAGTGAGAACATGGCTTACCTCGGGGAAATAGTGCAACGTTACGGCGATGATGGTAGCGCCGACATTACCACCCGTCAAAACATCCAACTGCGGGGAATTCGTTTAGAAGATACCCCAGAGATCCTGCGTCGCTTAAGAGCCTTAGGGATGACGAGTATACAATCGGGATTTGATAACGTCCGCAATATCACCGGATCTCCCGTAGCAGGGCTCGATCCCGATGAATTAATCGATACTCGCGAACTAGTTAACAAAGTACAAGACACCATCACCAACTTTGGAGAGGGTAACCCAACTTTTACTAACTTACCCCGTAAATTTAACATAGCGATCGAAGGCTCCAGAGATAACTCTATTCACGCGGAAATCAACGATCTTGCCTTTATTCCCGCTTACAAAGACGGAGAATTGGGCTTTAACCTGATTGTCGGGGGCTATCTTTCTGCTCAACGTTGTGCTGAATCTTTACCCATGGATGTGTGGGTAAGCGCCAACGATGATGTAGTTGCTATCTCCTGCGCTATTTTAAACGTATACACCAAAAATGGTTTAGCTGAAGGTTTACGAGAAAATCGCGGCAAATCTCGACTAATGTGGCTCATTGACAAATGGGGAATGGCAAAATTCCGTTCAGAAGTAGAACGAGAACTTGGTAAAACCCTAGCTCAAGCGGCCCTCGAAGACGAAATTACCCAAGATAAAAAAGATCATTTGGGAATTCACCCTCAGATTCAACCTGGTTATAACTATGTGGGTTTACACGTTCCCATGGGACGCTTGAATGCTGAACAGATGTTTAGCCTAGCTAGACTGGCAGAAGTCTACGGTAATGGAGAAATCCGTCTCACCGTGGAGCAAAATGCCATTATTCCCTACGTTGCTACTGAAAACCTGCCCACTTTGTTAGCTGAACCTCTATTGCAAGAGTTTACAATTAACCCTACTCCTCTGACTCGTTCTGTAATTTCCTGTACGGGTGCTCGTTATTGTAACTTTGCTTTAATTGAAACCAAAGCCAGAGCTTTAGCGTTAGCCCAAGAATTGGATCAAGAGTTAGATTTACCGCAACGGGTGCGCATTCACTGGACGGGTTGTCCTAATTCTTGTGGTCAAGCTCAAGCAGGAGACATCGGTTTAATTGGCACTAAAACCCGCAAAGATGGTCAATCAGTAGAAGCAGTCAATATCTACACCGGTGGGAAAGTAGGCAAAGATGCCAAGCTAGGAACTCTCTTAGAGAAAAGTGTCCCCTGTGACGAGTTGAAATCTCAGTTAAAAGATCTCTTAATTGATCGCTTTGGCGCCACTGCCAAAAGTTGA
- a CDS encoding RNA-guided endonuclease TnpB family protein, protein MLLNYQYRCYLETPQKAQLNNWLRVAQYWYNWQLGDRFTWWETNRSNYIVPSGDCCYLSCSLPPKELRDKPNFFSQKKLLPEKKKDLVLVRHSGELLDFTTVPSQTLQDVSKRVDQAFERYIKGDKNGKRSGKPRFKSRYRTLRIEGQAIKITRVGKDWLFLSCSKLKGWLKIRLHRPLPPGFLLKNILISKKADGWYCTFCLDEPTVPIFTPDKIIPTWENSLGIDAVLYEDDYLATSEGQKLPSVKSFRKNQHQLAKISRAKNSRKKGTKARRKLAKREGRKHQQIARARKDHAYKTAHTLVRTNKKVFLVEDLNLKGLTKRNKVKKDTDGNYLKNGQSAKSGLNKSWLDAAFGSFYETLSYIAEKAGAVVIKVNPAYTSQLLAYRDEFVFTDCSIRVYYDPREEITVDRDYNSSINIKRVGLELFPTINRRSGKITKSKTDSTTKQVLEVLKGCQKPILCQ, encoded by the coding sequence ATGCTTTTGAATTACCAGTACCGATGCTATCTTGAAACTCCCCAAAAAGCGCAGTTAAACAACTGGCTACGGGTGGCTCAATATTGGTATAACTGGCAATTAGGCGACCGTTTTACTTGGTGGGAAACCAATCGTAGTAACTATATTGTTCCTAGTGGTGATTGTTGTTATCTATCATGCAGTTTGCCACCTAAAGAGTTGAGAGACAAGCCTAACTTCTTTTCTCAGAAAAAGTTGTTACCAGAGAAGAAAAAAGACCTAGTTCTTGTTAGACATTCTGGAGAACTACTAGATTTTACCACTGTACCTTCTCAAACCTTGCAAGATGTATCCAAACGTGTAGACCAGGCATTTGAAAGATATATAAAAGGGGATAAAAACGGTAAAAGAAGTGGTAAACCCCGCTTTAAAAGCCGTTATCGCACCTTAAGAATAGAAGGACAAGCCATCAAAATCACGAGAGTAGGAAAGGATTGGCTTTTTTTATCCTGCTCTAAGCTCAAAGGATGGCTAAAAATCAGATTACATCGCCCCTTACCCCCAGGTTTTTTATTAAAGAATATCCTCATTAGCAAAAAAGCCGATGGGTGGTATTGTACATTTTGTTTGGATGAGCCAACAGTACCTATTTTTACTCCAGATAAGATTATTCCTACCTGGGAAAATTCACTAGGGATTGATGCGGTTTTGTACGAAGATGACTACCTTGCTACTTCTGAAGGTCAAAAATTACCCTCGGTTAAATCTTTCCGCAAAAACCAACACCAATTAGCGAAAATTTCTCGGGCAAAAAACTCTCGTAAGAAAGGAACAAAAGCGAGAAGAAAGTTAGCTAAAAGAGAGGGTAGAAAACATCAACAAATAGCTAGAGCCAGAAAAGATCATGCTTACAAAACCGCTCATACTTTGGTAAGAACAAATAAAAAAGTATTTTTGGTAGAGGATTTAAATCTTAAAGGTTTAACCAAGCGAAATAAAGTTAAAAAGGATACAGATGGTAATTACTTAAAAAATGGACAGTCAGCTAAATCAGGATTAAATAAATCTTGGTTGGATGCAGCATTTGGAAGCTTTTACGAAACACTGTCTTACATAGCCGAAAAAGCTGGAGCAGTGGTAATTAAAGTAAATCCCGCATATACATCCCAATTACTCGCCTATCGGGATGAGTTTGTATTTACCGATTGTTCTATACGGGTATATTATGATCCCAGAGAAGAAATAACTGTCGATAGGGATTATAATTCGTCGATAAATATAAAAAGAGTCGGGCTGGAACTGTTCCCGACTATAAACCGGCGTAGTGGGAAAATTACGAAGTCTAAAACTGATAGTACCACGAAGCAAGTTCTGGAAGTCCTAAAAGGATGCCAGAAGCCTATACTCTGTCAATAG